A region from the Halobacillus mangrovi genome encodes:
- a CDS encoding NifU family protein: MHEQVQEVLNKLRPFLLRDGGDVELVDVEDGIVRLRLMGACGNCPSSTITLKAGIERALAQEVPGIYEVEQVF; this comes from the coding sequence ATGCATGAACAAGTTCAAGAAGTACTTAACAAACTTCGCCCATTTTTACTTCGCGACGGGGGAGACGTTGAACTCGTAGATGTTGAGGATGGTATCGTCCGTTTACGTTTGATGGGCGCTTGTGGAAACTGCCCAAGTTCTACGATTACTTTAAAGGCAGGCATTGAGCGTGCGTTAGCTCAGGAAGTACCTGGTATTTATGAAGTGGAGCAAGTATTTTAA
- a CDS encoding YuzD family protein gives MNKKKIKVTVYGAEVKCASCVNAPGSKETYEWLQAAIARKYDDNAISYQYFDIHTSGQEGADGDLIDQLLEEELFYPLVVVEGQIVGEGNPRLKSVYKALEANGVQTDPDS, from the coding sequence ATGAACAAAAAAAAGATTAAGGTTACAGTATATGGTGCCGAAGTGAAATGTGCAAGCTGTGTGAATGCGCCTGGGTCTAAAGAGACATACGAATGGCTGCAAGCAGCTATTGCTAGAAAATATGATGATAACGCCATTTCATATCAATATTTCGATATCCATACATCTGGTCAAGAAGGTGCGGATGGGGATTTGATCGATCAGCTTCTTGAAGAAGAATTGTTTTATCCCCTTGTTGTTGTTGAAGGGCAGATTGTAGGGGAAGGAAACCCGCGGTTAAAGTCCGTGTATAAGGCACTTGAAGCTAATGGTGTACAAACTGATCCAGATTCGTGA
- a CDS encoding YuzB family protein gives MNPLIEFCINNLANGAQEAMEELEKDPDLDVVEYGCLSNCGLCSQFLYALVDGERIIADTPKELVDHIYQHLEETL, from the coding sequence ATGAATCCGTTAATTGAATTTTGCATTAACAACTTAGCTAACGGTGCCCAAGAGGCTATGGAGGAACTGGAAAAAGATCCAGATCTCGATGTAGTAGAGTACGGTTGCCTAAGCAACTGTGGTCTTTGTTCGCAATTTTTATATGCACTCGTCGATGGAGAAAGAATTATTGCAGACACACCAAAAGAATTAGTTGATCATATATACCAACACCTGGAAGAGACCCTATAA
- a CDS encoding HesB/IscA family protein has product MILNITEAASHQIKQMMKEEDNENVRLRFGVKGGGCSGLSYAMGFEDEINEELDIVEESNGIPFVINRQDAAIVEGTTIDFKQNMMGGGFTIDNPNAIVSCGCGSSFKTATNAGTPDPNC; this is encoded by the coding sequence ATGATTCTCAATATTACAGAAGCAGCTAGTCACCAAATTAAACAAATGATGAAGGAAGAAGATAATGAAAACGTACGCCTTCGTTTCGGTGTTAAAGGTGGAGGCTGTAGCGGATTGTCTTACGCGATGGGCTTCGAAGATGAAATTAATGAAGAATTAGACATTGTTGAGGAATCCAATGGTATTCCTTTCGTCATTAATAGACAAGATGCTGCAATTGTTGAAGGAACAACGATTGACTTTAAACAGAACATGATGGGTGGCGGGTTTACAATTGATAATCCCAATGCCATCGTATCCTGCGGCTGTGGATCATCCTTCAAGACGGCTACAAATGCCGGTACTCCAGATCCGAATTGTTAA
- a CDS encoding NAD(P)/FAD-dependent oxidoreductase — MSDNIYDITIIGGGPVGLFTAFYGGMREASVKIIESLPHLGGQLTALYPEKYIYDVAGFPKVRAQELVDNLEEQAMTFDPTIALEQEVVSVERLEDDVLKLTTDKEVHYTRTIIITAGNGAFQPRKLKIEGTEKYEGKNLHYHVSDMNQFQDKNVMICGGGDSAVDWSLMLEPIANQVTLVHRRDKFRAHEHSVAQLKNSSVNIMTPFAPEQMIGDDKIEQVELKEVKGDRVETIDVDDVIVNYGFISSLGPIKDWELEIEKNSIVVNSKMETNIKGIYAAGDICTYPGKVKLIASGFGEGPTAVNNAKAYIDPSARVQPKHSTSIFS; from the coding sequence ATGAGTGATAACATATATGATATAACGATCATAGGTGGAGGCCCTGTAGGTTTATTCACTGCTTTTTACGGTGGCATGCGTGAAGCAAGTGTGAAAATTATCGAGAGTCTGCCGCACCTGGGCGGACAGCTTACAGCCCTTTATCCAGAGAAGTACATTTATGATGTTGCAGGTTTCCCAAAGGTAAGAGCTCAGGAGCTTGTAGATAATCTTGAAGAGCAAGCCATGACTTTTGATCCTACCATCGCTCTTGAACAAGAAGTTGTGAGTGTAGAGCGTTTGGAAGACGATGTACTTAAATTGACAACAGATAAGGAAGTTCACTATACAAGAACAATCATCATTACGGCAGGAAACGGAGCTTTCCAGCCAAGAAAGCTCAAAATAGAAGGAACAGAAAAATACGAAGGAAAAAACCTTCATTATCATGTCAGTGATATGAACCAATTCCAAGATAAAAATGTCATGATATGTGGTGGTGGAGATTCTGCCGTTGATTGGTCATTAATGCTTGAACCAATCGCCAATCAAGTGACTCTTGTCCACCGACGAGATAAATTCCGCGCCCATGAACATAGCGTGGCTCAACTAAAAAATTCAAGCGTAAATATAATGACACCGTTCGCCCCTGAACAAATGATCGGTGACGATAAGATCGAACAAGTTGAATTGAAAGAAGTCAAAGGAGACCGTGTCGAAACGATCGATGTTGATGACGTCATCGTGAACTATGGCTTTATCTCCTCTTTAGGTCCTATTAAAGATTGGGAGCTCGAAATCGAGAAGAACAGTATAGTTGTTAACTCAAAAATGGAGACGAACATTAAAGGGATTTATGCTGCAGGAGACATCTGTACGTACCCTGGAAAAGTAAAACTGATCGCTTCTGGATTTGGAGAAGGTCCTACGGCCGTCAATAACGCCAAAGCGTATATTGATCCAAGCGCACGTGTGCAGCCTAAGCACTCTACAAGTATTTTCTCCTAA
- a CDS encoding NAD(P)/FAD-dependent oxidoreductase — protein MKNPNIVILGAGYGGIMTAVKLQKSLGANDANVTLVNKHSYHYQTTWLHENAAGTLHHDRTRIQIKDVVNTSKINFVQDSVTAIKPDQKKVLLENGELSYDYLVIGLGFEAATFGIPGLKEHAFTIGSINSARLIRQHIEYNFAKYNNEADKKQERLNIVVGGAGFTGIEFVGELANRVPELCKEYDVPRENVRIINVEAAPTALPGFDPELVEYAMNSLEGRGVEFKIGAMIKEVTADKLVFEKDEQREEIPTNTVVWAAGVRGNSIVEEAGFESNRGRTPVSDELRPKGYDDVFIVGDCALLFNEETERPYPPTAQIAIQQAEHTAENLTKLVKGNGHLEPFKPDLKGTVASLGHNDAIGVVFDDKKLFGWSATAMKKVIDNRYLLKLGGPGLLMKKGKLNFFF, from the coding sequence ATGAAGAACCCTAACATTGTCATCCTCGGAGCAGGCTACGGAGGAATAATGACAGCTGTCAAGCTGCAGAAAAGTCTAGGTGCAAATGACGCGAACGTTACGTTAGTGAACAAGCACAGCTACCACTATCAGACAACGTGGCTACACGAGAACGCTGCAGGTACACTTCATCATGATCGTACGCGTATTCAGATCAAAGACGTGGTCAACACGAGTAAGATCAACTTTGTACAAGATTCAGTAACGGCTATCAAACCTGATCAAAAGAAAGTCTTGTTGGAAAACGGTGAACTTTCCTATGACTATCTTGTGATCGGTCTTGGTTTTGAAGCAGCTACTTTCGGAATTCCAGGGTTGAAAGAGCATGCCTTTACGATTGGCAGCATTAACAGTGCTCGTCTAATTCGTCAGCATATCGAGTATAATTTCGCTAAATACAATAACGAAGCAGATAAAAAACAAGAACGCTTGAACATCGTTGTCGGTGGTGCAGGCTTTACTGGTATCGAATTCGTAGGAGAGCTTGCAAACCGTGTTCCTGAACTATGTAAGGAATATGACGTTCCACGTGAAAATGTTCGTATCATCAACGTGGAAGCAGCGCCAACGGCACTTCCAGGCTTTGATCCTGAACTAGTGGAATACGCAATGAATTCTCTTGAAGGACGCGGTGTGGAATTCAAAATTGGCGCGATGATTAAAGAAGTTACAGCGGACAAGCTTGTTTTTGAAAAAGACGAGCAGCGTGAAGAAATTCCTACAAACACAGTTGTATGGGCAGCCGGTGTTCGCGGTAACTCTATCGTTGAAGAGGCTGGTTTTGAATCAAACCGCGGCCGTACTCCTGTTAGTGATGAACTTCGTCCAAAAGGTTATGATGATGTATTCATCGTTGGAGACTGTGCGCTTCTATTCAATGAAGAAACAGAGCGTCCATACCCGCCAACAGCTCAAATTGCTATCCAGCAAGCAGAACATACGGCGGAAAACCTTACAAAATTGGTTAAAGGAAATGGTCACTTAGAACCATTCAAACCAGATCTGAAAGGAACTGTAGCTTCTCTTGGACACAATGACGCGATCGGTGTTGTATTCGACGATAAAAAGCTATTCGGCTGGTCAGCAACAGCAATGAAGAAGGTTAT